Proteins encoded in a region of the Stieleria neptunia genome:
- a CDS encoding Ig-like domain-containing protein, with amino-acid sequence MDIVEVNDAPTVSDDLLGGLEDTPLVITPAQLVGNDFDQEGQTLSASVYEDAPSGFTTEHGSIVDNFDGTLTFTPDTDFVGDASFHYLAFDGNLNSIPAQVVVSFAAVNDAPTAVDDPTTGATYVTLENTSLTVDSASGVLGNDYDIDSGTLTAHLINSNSGTVDLQSDGGFTYTPSSYFFGADTFVYQASDGEAFGNHATVTITVQNINDAPIAGNDFYSVPEDGTITLSGIDGILSNDIERDNDPLTVEEFNPMGAYLGIGADGAFSYSPPVDFHGIKTFYYRVNDGAVDSNDATIQITVTPVNDAPIAFGDTYKIAAGNTLTVDGLGVRDNDDDPDGDDFTVQVISGPRGSLSFDPDGTFSYSPPAGFSGLDTFTYQASDGTLDSNVATVEISVVATKFYVVDSTHGDVFRYGADSTWTDSESLDGSNTTPIGATSNSAGDRLWVLQDGGSTTQVFAYDREGLALGNWTAMGISGASGIGTDEIDIWVVESTSNAVHRFSQSASITTGDLAPGSSFLLDGANQSPTGLTTDGMTIWVTDDVADKVFVYDTNGTLLGQWELDPVNADASGITLNPGGGTDLWVVDRSDLSVFRYEDGQTTLSGTQSATGSAPLAPGNVSPEGIADPPTNTPPVAYDDTRSAIHDELFYRWDDDGDWRSLYLLGHDSDWQDTLTYEITAQPANGVAAVIPRSRWSYDPAAGFVGTDSFQYRAFDGTDYSNTATITIYVTNQAPTGNAETWSVSRNGILDHYLNNDDEPEPLRLVATDPDGDSLAIAIDSPPSNGDLTLNGDIWTYTPDQDFAGQDFFVYSLFDGAATTLITMTIDVVNNAPVASSQTQSTPHGILLDEWIDGDNDPHPLKLTATDADGDPITFSIHADPQYGVVTLDGDEWTYLPDLGYLGIDTFEFVASDGTASSSPVTVSINVTNQKPRVYTRYYSVVHGNLLSQYQDADDYQWYPLEFISSDSDGHALEFEVTIPPQHGTVVINGNQWAYQADFGYEGPDPWEFVAFDGAEYSDPATIHVNVTNAAPISKNAGYNVHHGQLITESYTTNDIYEPLTLYGYDANGNSLTYRITQPPQHGVLTLDGAQFTYLADLDFVGTDTFQYDVFDGVEFSTVSSINMHVQNQPPVANNESYSVDRNNVLHVSASDGVLNNDTQGDQDQLIVTLESAPANGSIEFFDDGAFNYHHDGQSFLSDSFTYRIFDGAAYSIGTVNITINPNTAPIAAPDKYFLAAGQEFSAGGSSASTSTWGVLRNDFDAGGDALAASVLTTTTNGQLSLATDGTFVYTPANGFIGPDQFTYTVSDGYDTDIGTVTLVVVDEALVIDELQGVAGNLGTEFWLTFPHNSRLEIDNVDPYISITITGKQGTSGQVQIPGLDWTDEFVLDETGVSTVELPSTAQFSGPLSGFSNNAIRVSADAPVAVYGMNFSEAQTDGYLGFPVEALGNTYNVLTYPVGCIPI; translated from the coding sequence ATTGATATTGTGGAGGTCAATGACGCGCCGACGGTCAGCGACGATCTCTTAGGCGGTCTCGAAGACACGCCCCTGGTGATCACGCCGGCGCAACTGGTTGGCAACGATTTTGATCAAGAAGGACAGACTTTGTCCGCTTCTGTCTACGAGGATGCCCCATCCGGATTCACGACCGAACATGGATCGATTGTCGACAACTTTGATGGAACCTTGACCTTCACACCGGACACCGACTTCGTCGGTGATGCTTCTTTCCACTACCTGGCATTCGATGGCAATTTGAACAGTATTCCGGCACAAGTGGTGGTCAGCTTCGCTGCCGTCAATGACGCGCCCACCGCGGTAGATGATCCGACGACGGGGGCGACTTACGTGACCTTGGAAAACACCTCGTTGACGGTCGATTCGGCTTCGGGAGTTTTGGGCAACGACTACGATATCGACAGCGGCACGCTGACCGCCCATTTGATCAACTCAAACTCGGGCACCGTTGATCTTCAAAGCGACGGCGGATTCACATACACGCCCAGTTCGTATTTCTTTGGCGCGGACACCTTCGTCTATCAGGCGTCCGATGGCGAAGCGTTTGGAAATCACGCAACGGTCACGATCACGGTACAGAACATCAACGATGCCCCGATCGCGGGCAATGACTTCTATAGCGTCCCCGAAGACGGCACGATCACACTTTCAGGAATCGACGGAATCCTTTCCAACGATATCGAACGCGACAATGACCCATTAACGGTTGAAGAATTCAATCCGATGGGCGCCTACCTGGGGATTGGGGCTGATGGAGCGTTCAGCTACTCGCCTCCTGTCGACTTTCATGGGATCAAAACGTTCTACTACCGCGTCAACGATGGAGCGGTTGACAGCAATGATGCGACGATCCAAATCACAGTCACTCCGGTCAATGACGCGCCGATAGCATTTGGCGACACGTACAAGATCGCGGCCGGTAACACGCTAACGGTTGATGGGCTAGGCGTGCGTGACAACGATGACGATCCCGACGGCGATGATTTCACCGTCCAGGTAATCTCCGGGCCGCGAGGAAGCCTATCCTTTGATCCCGACGGGACCTTCTCGTATTCGCCGCCAGCCGGGTTTAGCGGGCTGGACACGTTTACCTATCAAGCCAGCGACGGAACACTCGACAGCAATGTCGCGACGGTCGAAATCAGTGTCGTCGCGACTAAATTCTACGTCGTGGATTCCACGCACGGCGACGTATTTCGGTACGGAGCCGATTCAACTTGGACAGACAGCGAATCTCTCGACGGTAGCAATACAACTCCGATCGGGGCGACCAGCAATTCTGCAGGCGACCGCCTTTGGGTTCTCCAAGACGGCGGTTCAACCACCCAAGTATTTGCCTATGACCGTGAAGGACTAGCGTTGGGCAACTGGACGGCGATGGGTATCAGCGGAGCCTCCGGCATCGGTACCGATGAGATCGATATTTGGGTCGTTGAATCGACATCCAACGCCGTCCATCGATTCAGTCAGTCGGCTTCGATTACCACCGGCGATCTTGCACCGGGATCTTCGTTCTTACTCGATGGAGCAAATCAGAGCCCAACCGGCCTCACCACCGACGGGATGACGATTTGGGTGACGGATGATGTTGCCGACAAGGTCTTCGTTTATGACACCAATGGGACGCTTCTCGGGCAATGGGAATTGGACCCCGTTAATGCAGACGCCAGCGGAATTACCCTAAATCCTGGCGGTGGAACTGATCTTTGGGTCGTCGACCGCAGTGATTTGTCCGTATTCCGATATGAAGACGGACAAACAACTTTGTCCGGGACACAATCGGCCACGGGATCCGCTCCACTTGCTCCCGGCAACGTTTCACCGGAAGGAATTGCAGATCCGCCCACCAACACGCCCCCGGTGGCCTACGATGACACGCGATCAGCGATACACGATGAGCTATTCTATCGATGGGACGATGATGGGGATTGGCGAAGTCTATATTTGCTCGGCCACGACAGTGATTGGCAGGATACTCTCACCTATGAAATAACCGCGCAGCCCGCTAATGGTGTTGCGGCCGTCATTCCGAGAAGCCGCTGGAGCTATGATCCAGCGGCGGGTTTTGTGGGAACTGATTCGTTCCAATATAGAGCGTTTGACGGCACCGATTACAGTAACACGGCAACCATCACGATCTATGTGACAAACCAGGCGCCGACCGGAAATGCAGAGACTTGGTCCGTGTCTCGAAATGGAATCCTTGACCACTATTTGAACAATGACGACGAACCGGAACCACTTCGGCTCGTTGCGACGGACCCCGACGGCGACTCACTCGCGATCGCCATTGACTCCCCACCAAGCAATGGAGATTTGACTCTGAATGGAGATATCTGGACCTACACACCTGACCAAGATTTCGCGGGTCAAGATTTTTTCGTTTACTCACTGTTCGACGGAGCCGCGACAACGCTCATTACGATGACGATCGACGTTGTTAACAACGCACCGGTAGCAAGTAGCCAGACTCAATCGACGCCACATGGCATCTTGCTGGACGAATGGATAGATGGAGATAACGATCCGCATCCATTGAAGCTGACAGCGACGGATGCAGACGGAGATCCGATCACGTTTTCAATCCATGCTGATCCTCAATATGGCGTCGTGACGCTCGATGGAGACGAGTGGACCTACTTGCCCGATCTCGGTTACCTGGGCATTGACACATTTGAATTCGTCGCCAGTGACGGAACTGCTTCCAGCAGCCCCGTCACTGTCAGCATTAATGTGACCAACCAAAAGCCTCGTGTGTATACAAGGTACTACTCTGTCGTCCACGGCAACCTACTTAGCCAATACCAAGACGCCGATGACTACCAATGGTACCCCCTGGAGTTCATTTCATCTGACAGCGATGGGCACGCACTTGAGTTCGAAGTGACAATTCCTCCGCAGCACGGAACCGTTGTTATCAATGGAAACCAGTGGGCCTATCAGGCTGACTTTGGGTACGAAGGGCCAGACCCGTGGGAATTTGTCGCGTTTGACGGTGCGGAATACAGTGATCCAGCCACGATTCACGTCAACGTCACAAACGCCGCCCCGATAAGCAAGAACGCCGGGTACAACGTCCATCACGGGCAGCTCATCACAGAGTCATACACCACGAATGACATTTACGAGCCGCTGACACTTTACGGATACGACGCAAACGGTAACTCGCTCACCTATCGGATCACTCAACCACCGCAACACGGTGTATTGACGCTTGATGGTGCCCAGTTTACCTATCTGGCAGATCTTGATTTTGTCGGAACAGATACGTTTCAGTACGACGTATTTGACGGCGTTGAGTTCAGCACGGTTTCTTCGATCAACATGCATGTGCAGAATCAGCCGCCGGTTGCAAACAATGAGTCTTATTCGGTTGATCGCAACAATGTGCTTCATGTTTCTGCATCCGACGGAGTGCTGAACAATGACACGCAGGGCGATCAAGATCAGCTTATCGTCACACTGGAATCTGCCCCGGCCAATGGATCGATTGAATTCTTTGATGACGGGGCATTTAACTACCATCACGACGGTCAATCGTTTCTGTCTGATTCCTTCACTTACCGGATTTTTGACGGTGCGGCGTACTCAATTGGGACCGTGAATATCACGATCAACCCGAACACGGCGCCCATCGCCGCACCCGACAAGTATTTCTTAGCTGCTGGTCAGGAGTTTTCTGCCGGTGGGAGCTCGGCATCAACGTCGACTTGGGGAGTTCTGCGAAACGATTTTGATGCCGGTGGTGATGCCCTAGCCGCATCAGTTCTTACCACAACTACGAACGGTCAACTGTCACTCGCGACAGACGGAACGTTCGTGTACACGCCCGCAAACGGTTTTATTGGACCGGACCAGTTTACGTATACCGTCTCGGACGGCTACGACACCGACATAGGAACGGTCACCTTGGTTGTCGTCGATGAAGCTCTCGTGATCGACGAACTGCAAGGTGTGGCTGGAAACCTTGGCACCGAGTTCTGGCTTACGTTTCCCCATAACAGCCGATTGGAGATCGACAATGTTGATCCCTACATTTCGATCACAATAACCGGTAAGCAAGGGACAAGCGGGCAAGTTCAAATCCCCGGACTGGACTGGACAGATGAGTTCGTACTGGACGAAACCGGGGTCTCTACCGTCGAACTGCCTTCAACGGCGCAGTTTAGCGGTCCGCTGAGCGGGTTTAGCAACAACGCGATCAGGGTTTCCGCCGACGCTCCTGTTGCGGTCTACGGAATGAACTTCTCGGAGGCGCAAACTGATGGATATTTAGGCTTCCCCGTGGAAGCACTCGGCAATACCTATAACGTGCTTACCTACCCAGTCGGGTGCATTCCCATTTAG
- a CDS encoding ISAzo13 family transposase, with protein sequence MSVRVGGDPDEPDVVYTNLASTEMAEKAAEAGTPVSDKTVSAWLNSLKIGFRKMIKTISGGLSADREQQFDLIAGHVESYQAAGNPVFSIDTKSKEFLGRLYRAGRIRTTEPIEAFDHDFPSWADGVVIPHGIYDIGRNAGHVNIGLSHETSRFATDSLKWYWNRIGKRCYPDTNSILLLCDCGGSNSASKYIFKHYLQKLVDTIGIEIRVAHYPSYCSKYNPIERRFFPHLGRACSGMLFDKLETVVKLMRNTSTRTGLRTTVNVLRGLYETGENATATMKAALRTVFDEQIPRWNYRFSPINRH encoded by the coding sequence TTGAGCGTTCGTGTTGGAGGCGATCCTGATGAGCCCGACGTGGTTTACACAAACCTGGCCTCCACTGAAATGGCTGAGAAGGCGGCCGAGGCCGGCACCCCTGTGAGCGACAAGACGGTCTCCGCTTGGCTGAATAGCTTGAAGATCGGTTTTCGAAAAATGATCAAAACTATTTCCGGTGGCTTGTCAGCGGATCGCGAGCAGCAGTTTGATCTCATCGCAGGACATGTGGAGAGCTATCAGGCTGCCGGCAATCCGGTCTTTTCGATCGACACAAAAAGCAAAGAATTCCTGGGCCGTCTTTACCGGGCCGGTCGCATTCGCACCACAGAGCCCATTGAAGCGTTCGACCACGACTTTCCGAGTTGGGCTGATGGCGTTGTGATTCCTCACGGAATCTACGACATCGGACGAAATGCTGGGCACGTCAACATTGGACTCTCTCACGAGACGAGTCGCTTCGCGACCGATAGCCTCAAATGGTACTGGAACCGGATAGGGAAACGTTGTTATCCGGATACCAATTCCATTTTGCTATTGTGCGATTGCGGCGGTAGCAACTCAGCTTCAAAATACATCTTCAAGCACTACCTTCAAAAGTTGGTCGACACGATCGGCATCGAAATTCGGGTAGCCCACTATCCAAGCTACTGTTCAAAATACAATCCGATTGAACGCCGTTTTTTTCCGCATCTTGGACGTGCTTGCTCCGGGATGCTTTTCGATAAGTTGGAAACAGTTGTCAAGTTGATGCGGAACACATCGACTCGGACCGGCCTTCGCACTACGGTCAACGTCTTGCGAGGGTTGTACGAGACGGGTGAGAACGCGACCGCAACAATGAAAGCAGCTCTGCGTACAGTTTTTGACGAACAAATACCGAGATGGAACTATCGATTCTCGCCAATTAACCGACACTAA